The genomic region AGATCGCCAAATGCTTCCGTGACGAAGACCTGCGGGCTGACCGCCAGCCGGAATTCACCCAGATCGACATCGAGACCAGTTTCCTCGATGAAAAAGAGATCATGGGCATCACCGAGCAGATGATCCGCAACCTGTTCAAGGAAGTGCTGAACCTGGAGTTCGGCGAATTCCCGCACATGACCTTCGAAGAAGCCATGCGCCGTTACGGTTCCGACAAGCCGGACCTGCGTAACCCGCTGGAACTGGTTGACGTTGAAGACCAACTCAAAGACGTCGACTTCAAAGTGTTCAGCGGCCCGGCCAACGACCCGAAATGCCGTATTGCCGCGCTGCGCGTTCCTGGCGCTGCGAGCATGCCGCGCAAGCAGATCGACGACTACACCAAGTTCGTCGGCATCTACGGTGCCAAGGGCCTGGCGTACATCAAGGTCAACGAGCGCGCCAAGGGCGTTGAAGGCCTGCAGTCGCCAATCGTCAAGAACATCCCTGAAGCCAACCTCAATGTGATCCTTGATCGTGTTGGCGCGGTCGACGGCGATATCGTGTTCTTCGGCGCCGACAAGTCGAAGATCGTCAGCGAAGCGCTGGGTGCACTGCGGATCAAGGTCGGTAACGACCTGAACCTGCTGACCTGCCAGTGGGCGCCGATGTGGGTTGTCGACTTCCCGATGTTCGAAGAGAACGACGACGGTAGCTTCAGCGCGCTGCACCACCCGTTCACCGCGCCGAAGTGCACGCCGCAAGAGCTCGAAGCCAACCCGGCTGGCGCTCTGTCCCGTGCCTACGACATGGTGCTCAACGGCACCGAGCTGGGTGGCGGTTCGATCCGTATCCACCGCAAGGAAATGCAGCAATCGGTCTTCCGCCTGCTGGGCATCAACGAAGATGAGCAGCAAGAGAAGTTCGGCTTCCTGCTCGACGCCCTGAAGTACGGCGCACCGCCTCACGGTGGCCTGGCCTTCGGCCTGGACCGTCTGGTGATGCTGATGACCGGTGCCCAGTCGATCCGTGAAGTGATTGCCTTCCCGAAAACCCAAAGTGCTGCCGACGTCATGACGCAAGCACCGGGTGTGGTGGATGCCAAGGCACTGCGCGAGCTGCATATCCGTCTGCGCGAGACACCAAAGGCTGAGTAAGGCCGCAGCGTGAAAGCGCGATAAGGTTTTACATTGTCAGCTAAGGGCGCATCTTCGGATGCGCCTTTGCGTTACAAGGGCTGCACGTTAAAGAGGGAAGTCCCGCCAGGGGCGGGATTGACAGGTTTCTACAGAATTTCGGAGTTGTGTTATGGCTGGCCATTCCAAGTGGGCGAACATCAAGCACCGCAAAGAGCGTCAGGATGCCAAGAAAGGCAAGATCTTCA from Pseudomonas yamanorum harbors:
- the aspS gene encoding aspartate--tRNA ligase produces the protein MMRSHYCGQLNETLEGQEITLCGWVHRRRDHGGVIFLDIRDRDGLAQVVFDPDRAESFAAADRVRSEYVVKITGKVRLRPAGATNANMASGMIEVLGYELEVLNESETPPFPLNEFSDVGEETRLRYRFLDLRRPEMAEKLRLRSRMTTSIRRFLDENGFLDVETPILTRATPEGARDYLVPSRTHAGSFFALPQSPQLFKQLLMVAGFDRYYQIAKCFRDEDLRADRQPEFTQIDIETSFLDEKEIMGITEQMIRNLFKEVLNLEFGEFPHMTFEEAMRRYGSDKPDLRNPLELVDVEDQLKDVDFKVFSGPANDPKCRIAALRVPGAASMPRKQIDDYTKFVGIYGAKGLAYIKVNERAKGVEGLQSPIVKNIPEANLNVILDRVGAVDGDIVFFGADKSKIVSEALGALRIKVGNDLNLLTCQWAPMWVVDFPMFEENDDGSFSALHHPFTAPKCTPQELEANPAGALSRAYDMVLNGTELGGGSIRIHRKEMQQSVFRLLGINEDEQQEKFGFLLDALKYGAPPHGGLAFGLDRLVMLMTGAQSIREVIAFPKTQSAADVMTQAPGVVDAKALRELHIRLRETPKAE